In Gemmatimonadota bacterium, one genomic interval encodes:
- a CDS encoding tetratricopeptide repeat protein, whose translation MAYLILLGYNIRRKPRFVHKYSVSCNAQLSNGGMRMTRIMKLKSLAVFTVLVALVAAPAIQAQTIDDAKTKVDAMPDDPPRHYNLGIAYFKAGQFTNAIGAFQKAVELKADYKEAYYNLGLSQQKAGQTSNAIRSFRKATEIDAKYADAHGALGSAYQKLKNSSNAIRSYRAAIGINDKKANWHYNLGILYQTREDYPNAIRSYENYLRLAPRARNAASLRNIVAQMKDAIR comes from the coding sequence ATGGCATATCTTATCTTACTTGGATACAATATACGCCGAAAACCTCGCTTTGTCCATAAATACTCAGTGTCCTGTAACGCTCAGTTATCCAACGGAGGAATGAGGATGACACGCATCATGAAGTTGAAAAGTCTTGCCGTATTCACGGTCCTGGTCGCGTTGGTCGCGGCGCCTGCCATTCAGGCCCAGACGATAGATGACGCGAAGACGAAAGTGGACGCCATGCCGGACGATCCTCCCCGTCACTACAATCTCGGCATCGCCTACTTCAAGGCAGGACAGTTTACGAACGCCATCGGTGCGTTCCAGAAAGCCGTCGAGTTGAAGGCGGACTACAAGGAAGCGTACTACAACCTCGGCCTTTCCCAGCAGAAGGCGGGCCAGACCTCCAACGCGATCAGGTCGTTCCGGAAGGCGACGGAGATCGATGCCAAATACGCAGACGCCCACGGCGCGTTGGGCAGCGCATACCAGAAGCTCAAGAACAGCAGCAACGCGATCAGATCCTACCGGGCCGCGATCGGCATCAACGACAAGAAGGCGAACTGGCACTACAACCTGGGCATCCTGTACCAGACCCGCGAGGACTATCCGAACGCGATCAGGTCCTACGAGAACTATCTGAGACTGGCGCCCCGGGCCAGGAACGCCGCGTCACTCCGGAACATCGTCGCCCAGATGAAGGACGCGATCCGTTAA
- a CDS encoding cupin domain-containing protein: MGVVHKHQGQQGANDWSGVEKQPYSKGGAVGGSVRVVIGPDDGANNFSVRYFEIEPGGQSSFDRHPHDHGIYILRGRAKVLIGWDVHDVGPGDVVYIAPNEQHQFESVGEEPLGFLCVVPPKGAPEPADG; encoded by the coding sequence ATGGGTGTCGTCCATAAGCACCAGGGACAGCAAGGAGCGAACGACTGGTCCGGCGTGGAGAAGCAGCCCTACAGCAAAGGCGGGGCAGTGGGCGGATCGGTGCGTGTAGTCATCGGTCCCGACGACGGGGCGAACAATTTTTCCGTCCGCTACTTCGAAATCGAACCGGGCGGGCAATCTTCCTTCGACCGCCATCCCCACGACCACGGCATCTACATCCTACGGGGACGGGCGAAAGTACTTATCGGGTGGGACGTCCACGACGTGGGACCGGGCGACGTGGTGTACATCGCCCCTAACGAACAGCACCAGTTCGAGAGCGTCGGCGAGGAACCGCTCGGGTTCCTGTGCGTCGTGCCGCCAAAGGGTGCCCCGGAACCGGCCGACGGCTAG